TATCGCGGGCAGGTTGAAGACGCACTGTCTACCTGGGAAGAGAGTTATGAAGATTCGGAGAGGGTGGATTCCCGGATTGGATTTGAATATATCCGGATTATTACCGAGCGGGAGTTTGATGATCATTTCGAAACCGCTACCGAAATGTATTACAAAGCGGTGATGAATGGCTCGGGTGTGAATAGCCGGATCGCCCTGAGGCAGGAGATCGAGCGGCTGAAAGCGATCGTGGGAGATGGTATATACCGGCAGTGGACCGAGTGGTGGGAAGCCCAGAATAACGAACTGCGCACCGACATTCGCGGCTACTGGATTCAGCTCGATCCCACTCCCTCACGCACGGTGAATGAAAGGCTGATTGAGCACTGGCAGCGAATTGCTGAATCCCGCAACCGGTTTACGAAGAACAACTCTACCATTTATGGCACCGACGAACGCGCAATGATCTACGTTCGCTACGGTGAACCCGACCGCGTTCAGACAGGAATTCTCACCCTGCAGGACCTGAACGTGAAACCATGGCTGGAACGGCAGATCGTGCTTCGCGAAGACCATACCGGCGATGATGTTGAAGCCCGTCAGTCACGTGACCGTATGGGCGAAAGTGGTTCAGGAGCCTATTCAGCTATGCAGACAGATGCGTTAGAGTATGTAATTTATGACAATCACCGATATCCCGAATATGAAATCTGGTTTTATGATGATATTACCACAACCGGAAACGAGCCGGTGCCGTATATCTTTGGGACAAACATCCGGACCGATCAGTTTGAGCTGCGGTCAGGAATAGAGGAGTTTATACCGGAGCGGGCGTATAATGTAGATGCATTCGGCGAACGGGAGATCACTGACTTCACCCGATCGGGCCTCACGCCTGCGCTGATGCTGCAGATGCTATACTATGAACAGCTCAGTACGATCGACCCCT
The window above is part of the Rhodohalobacter sp. SW132 genome. Proteins encoded here:
- a CDS encoding GWxTD domain-containing protein; translated protein: MARYCILIIAGLLTFTTLGLPLSAEAQPQSPYQRGLEQLYRGQVEDALSTWEESYEDSERVDSRIGFEYIRIITEREFDDHFETATEMYYKAVMNGSGVNSRIALRQEIERLKAIVGDGIYRQWTEWWEAQNNELRTDIRGYWIQLDPTPSRTVNERLIEHWQRIAESRNRFTKNNSTIYGTDERAMIYVRYGEPDRVQTGILTLQDLNVKPWLERQIVLREDHTGDDVEARQSRDRMGESGSGAYSAMQTDALEYVIYDNHRYPEYEIWFYDDITTTGNEPVPYIFGTNIRTDQFELRSGIEEFIPERAYNVDAFGEREITDFTRSGLTPALMLQMLYYEQLSTIDP